One stretch of Paroedura picta isolate Pp20150507F chromosome 13, Ppicta_v3.0, whole genome shotgun sequence DNA includes these proteins:
- the CETN2 gene encoding centrin-2 isoform X1 — protein sequence MASSYKKPTLGAPSQRKKTAPKTELTEEQKQEIREAFDLFDTDGTGNIDVKELKVAMRALGFEPKKDEIKKMILDIDKEGTGKISYNDFLGVMTQKMAEKDSKEEILKAFKLFDDDETGKISFKNLKRVAKELGENLTDEELQEMIDEADRDGDGEVNEQEFLRIMKKTSLY from the exons ATG GCCTCCAGCTACAAGAAGCCAACACTTGGAGCTCCCTCTCAGAGGAAGAAAACcgcgcccaaaactgaactcactGAAGAGCAGAAGCAAGAGATACGGGAGGCCTTTGATCTGTTTGATACTGATGGGACCGGCAATATTGATGTGAAGGAACTGAAG GTTGCCATGAGAGCACTTGGATTTGAACCCAAGAAAGATGAGATCAAGAAAATGATCTTAGACATTGATAAGGAAGGTACTGGGAAGATCAGCTACAATGACTTCTTGGGAGTGATGACCCAAAAAATG GCTGAAAAAGATTCAAAAGAAGAGATTCTAAAAGCCTTCAAATTGTTTGATGATGATGAAACAGGCAAAATTTCTTTCAAAAACCTCAAACGCGTGGCTAAAGAACTGGGGGAAAACCTTACAGACGAAGAGCTGCAG GAAATGATTGATGAAGCTGATCGGGATGGTGACGGGGAGGTTAATGAGCAGGAGTTTTTGCGGATCATGAAGAAGACCAGCCTGTACTGA
- the CETN2 gene encoding centrin-2 isoform X2, whose product MRALGFEPKKDEIKKMILDIDKEGTGKISYNDFLGVMTQKMAEKDSKEEILKAFKLFDDDETGKISFKNLKRVAKELGENLTDEELQEMIDEADRDGDGEVNEQEFLRIMKKTSLY is encoded by the exons ATGAGAGCACTTGGATTTGAACCCAAGAAAGATGAGATCAAGAAAATGATCTTAGACATTGATAAGGAAGGTACTGGGAAGATCAGCTACAATGACTTCTTGGGAGTGATGACCCAAAAAATG GCTGAAAAAGATTCAAAAGAAGAGATTCTAAAAGCCTTCAAATTGTTTGATGATGATGAAACAGGCAAAATTTCTTTCAAAAACCTCAAACGCGTGGCTAAAGAACTGGGGGAAAACCTTACAGACGAAGAGCTGCAG GAAATGATTGATGAAGCTGATCGGGATGGTGACGGGGAGGTTAATGAGCAGGAGTTTTTGCGGATCATGAAGAAGACCAGCCTGTACTGA